From the Mangifera indica cultivar Alphonso chromosome 10, CATAS_Mindica_2.1, whole genome shotgun sequence genome, one window contains:
- the LOC123228265 gene encoding uncharacterized protein LOC123228265 isoform X4: MTATQMAWPHKPNEQSNVQAASSDNSKNELLRAMDSRISALRGELSAAFKQAAGAIFSYDELANLDELIQHLSNSFYGALDTSQIIQNADPLDNDKTSSNCPIRNDSARKTNSDSQMSKPSHAEMPLKYGVSPAKIAQLERQSSTESEESSDSGEENQMFVERSRALARSAAPRRSASPMRRIQIGRTGSHRATALTIKSLNFLPTRTLSHRDVAADSSEEEESEQTSKKIEDNVRRMSVQDAINLFESKQRDQTGDSQKRTCLANASLIGNKSVLRRWSSGMGESSAQSQMQTGLDHSSPVISNGIMNREFLKASVEVKSESNYISDGQSHVEIAEVDIERQEERALDMINVQAGADVSQREDINERLTTTAEWNQQREVELNQMLKKMMESKPTKSTKPSTSRKHNLSSERRGGFYDHYKEKRDEKLRGENARKRAEKEAQLGAIQQILDERKAEMVSKNVNDVGKKHPLEKPQKSVRNLPQSANPKKETLKSAVAKKVSYKTSPMPYTRKSWPSGQSPKTAGLSPAKTPGGISSAGTTPTRRKLQSAQSFARATSKMEQSKQQLKNVKEIQANNERGWNGLNGKQQPTKAKSSKTTKAQVATASRDSSSLVLEKRNFYNKVTKKGSVVPLESKPFLRKGSRIVPSVGPAANKIKSSPQVEDSLKNPGNLVESQEEEAVANASSLAREHQEQHIVPLDYCDAVKSGTTVSSQQICSEIENFYEPAADNNGLRNMIESSSKIQAEEESIISPAAWVEIEEENHELSNACHDNTTQIASPPNIVPIGLSSPRVRHSLSQILQEESTELDTSDWGNAEIPPPIVYQKDAPKGLKRLLKFARKSKGDSNSTGWSTPSVFSEGEDDMDESRAANKRNADNLLRKATLHAKNYGMQKTSLSEDFEKNVDAHLVSAQSNISRYEAQNSNKLHMGHVLAAAPSTKATRSFFSLSAFRGSKPNETKLH, encoded by the exons ATGACTGCAACTCAAATGGCATGGCCCCACAAACCAAA TGAACAGTCTAATGTTCAGGCTGCATCTTCGGACAATTCAAA GAATGAACTGCTGCGAGCTATGGACTCTAGAATCTCAGCATTAAGAGGAGAGTTATCTGCAGCTTTTAAGCAGGCTGCTGGTGCCATCTTCTCCTATGATGAGCTTGCCAATTTAGATGAACTTATTCAACATTTAAG CAATTCATTCTATGGAGCTTTAGATACAAGTCAAATTATCCAGAATGCTGATCCACTTGACAATGACAAGACATCATCAAATTGTCCTATAAGGAACGATAGTGCAAGGAAGACAAATAGTGATTCTCAGATGTCAAAACCTTCACATGCAGAAATGCCACTTAAATATGGTGTTTCACCTGCTAAAATTGCACAGCTCGAGCGGCAAAGCTCAACAGAAAGTGAGGAGTCTTCAGACTCAGGCGAGGAAAATCAAATGTTTGTCGAAAGAAGTCGAGCTTTAGCAAGGTCTGCAGCACCTAGACGGTCAGCGTCTCCAATGAGGAGGATTCAAATAGGGAGAACTGGATCACACAGGGCCACTGCACTGACCATTAAGAGCCTCAACTTTCTTCCTACTAGAACATTGTCTCATAGGGATGTAGCTGCAGACAgtagtgaagaagaagaatcagaACAAACCAGTAAGAAAATTGAGGATAATGTACGAAGAATGAGTGTTCAAGATGCAATCAATCTCTTTGAAAGCAAACAGAGGGATCAAACTGGAGATTCTCAGAAGAGGACTTGTTTAGCAAATGCTTCTCTAATTGGAAATAAATCTGTATTGAGGAGGTGGAGTTCAGGTATGGGGGAATCTTCTGCTCAAAGCCAAATGCAAACTGGTTTGGACCATTCAAGTCCGGTAATTTCAAATGGTATAATGAACAGAGAGTTTTTAAAGGCTTCAGTTGAGGTGAAATCAGAGTCTAATTACATATCTGATGGTCAAAGTCACGTTGAGATTGCTGAAGTTGATATTGAAAGACAGGAAGAAAGGGCCCTTGATATGATAAATGTTCAAGCAGGTGCTGATGTTAGCCAAAGGGAGGACATTAATGAGAGATTAACAACCACAGCAGAATGGAATCAACAAAGGGAAGTGGAGTTGAATCAGATGCTGAAGAAAATGATGGAGAGTAAGCCAACTAAAAGTACGAAGCCATCAACTAGCAGAAAGCACAATCTTTCCTCTGAAAGGAGAGGTGGTTTCTATGACCACTACAAGGAGAAGAGGGATGAAAAACTTAGAGGAGAGAATGCTCGAAAGAGAGCAGAAAAAGAAGCACAATTAGGAGCAATACAGCAGATTCTTGATGAGAGGAAAGCTGAAATGGTCTCAAAAAATGTGAATGATGTTGGAAAAAAGCATCCTCTTGAAAAGCCTCAGAAGTCAGTTAGGAACTTACCTCAATCTGCAAATCCCAAAAAGGAAACTCTAAAATCTGCTGTTGCCAAGAAAGTTTCTTATAAAACATCACCCATGCCTTATACTCGTAAGTCATGGCCATCAGGGCAATCACCAAAAACTGCTGGGTTGTCACCAGCTAAAACTCCTGGTGGGATATCTTCTGCTGGAACAACACCAACACGCCGAAAACTTCAATCAGCACAATCTTTTGCCCGAGCAACCTCTAAAATGGAGCAATCCAAGCAGCAACTTAAAAATGTGAAGGAAATCCAGGCAAATAATGAAAGGGGCTGGAACGGTTTAAATGGAAAGCAGCAGCCAACAAAGGCAAAAAGTAGCAAAACTACAAAAGCACAAGTTGCAACAGCTTCTAGAGATAGCTCTAGTCTGGTTCTGGAAAAGCGTAATTTCTATAACAAGGTGACAAAAAAAGGCAGTGTAGTGCCACTGGAATCAAAACCCTTTCTTCGTAAGGGCTCTAGAATAGTCCCTAGTGTTGGTCCTGCTGCCAACAAGATAAAAAGTTCTCCCCAGGTGGAGGACTCTTTGAAAAACCCAGGAAATTTGGTTGAATCTCAGGAAGAAGAGGCTGTTGCGAATGCTTCTAGTCTGGCAAGGGAGCATCAAGAGCAGCATATTGTGCCATTAGATTATTGTGATGCTGTGAAGTCTGGCACTACTGTAAGCAGTCAACAGATATGTAGTGAGATAGAGAACTTTTATGAACCTGCTGCTGATAATAATGGACTGAGAAACATGATAGAGTCATCTTCTAAAATTCAAGCTGAAGAAGAATCAATCATATCCCCTGCTGCTTGGGTGGAAATTGAAGAGGAGAATCATGAACTGTCCAATGCATGTCATGACAACACAACTCAGATTGCATCTCCACCAAACATTGTGCCCATTGGATTGTCAAGTCCTCGTGTCCGCCATTCTTTGTCGCAGATACTGCAAGAAGAAAGTACTGAACTTGACACTTCTGACTGGGGAAATGCTGAAATTCCTCCTCCCATTGTCTATCAAAAAGATGCTCCTAAAGGATTGAAGAGGCTCTTGAAATTTGCTCGCAAGAGTAAGGGGGATTCAAATTCAACAGGTTGGTCTACTCCATCCGTCTTTTCTGAAGGAGAAGATGACATGGATGAATCAAGGGCAGCTAATAAGAGAAATGCTGACAATCTTTTGAGAAAAGCCACCCTTCATGCAAAGAACTATGGAATGCAAAAGACATCATTATCTGAAGACTTCGAAAAAAATGTTGATGCTCATCTAGTCTCTG CCCAATCAAACATAAGCAGATATGAAGCCCAGAATTCTAACAAGTTGCATATGGGCCACGTCTTAGCAGCAGCCCCTTCAACTAAAG CTACAAGGTCATTCTTCTCTCTTTCAGCATTTAGAGGCAGCAAACCTAATGAAACAAAGCTTCATTAA
- the LOC123228265 gene encoding uncharacterized protein LOC123228265 isoform X3 yields MLQFKFSQPKTVGPLEQLLPYIPGLKPLHAEGSCSNFTIQPPGKASSTAWFSKSTLNRFLNIVGLPDLVNITKVIEGEISQLEEARQFHLSLHVQGNNIEAREIDDCNSNGMAPQTKSNVQAASSDNSKNELLRAMDSRISALRGELSAAFKQAAGAIFSYDELANLDELIQHLSNSFYGALDTSQIIQNADPLDNDKTSSNCPIRNDSARKTNSDSQMSKPSHAEMPLKYGVSPAKIAQLERQSSTESEESSDSGEENQMFVERSRALARSAAPRRSASPMRRIQIGRTGSHRATALTIKSLNFLPTRTLSHRDVAADSSEEEESEQTSKKIEDNVRRMSVQDAINLFESKQRDQTGDSQKRTCLANASLIGNKSVLRRWSSGMGESSAQSQMQTGLDHSSPVISNGIMNREFLKASVEVKSESNYISDGQSHVEIAEVDIERQEERALDMINVQAGADVSQREDINERLTTTAEWNQQREVELNQMLKKMMESKPTKSTKPSTSRKHNLSSERRGGFYDHYKEKRDEKLRGENARKRAEKEAQLGAIQQILDERKAEMVSKNVNDVGKKHPLEKPQKSVRNLPQSANPKKETLKSAVAKKVSYKTSPMPYTRKSWPSGQSPKTAGLSPAKTPGGISSAGTTPTRRKLQSAQSFARATSKMEQSKQQLKNVKEIQANNERGWNGLNGKQQPTKAKSSKTTKAQVATASRDSSSLVLEKRNFYNKVTKKGSVVPLESKPFLRKGSRIVPSVGPAANKIKSSPQVEDSLKNPGNLVESQEEEAVANASSLAREHQEQHIVPLDYCDAVKSGTTVSSQQICSEIENFYEPAADNNGLRNMIESSSKIQAEEESIISPAAWVEIEEENHELSNACHDNTTQIASPPNIVPIGLSSPRVRHSLSQILQEESTELDTSDWGNAEIPPPIVYQKDAPKGLKRLLKFARKSKGDSNSTGWSTPSVFSEGEDDMDESRAANKRNADNLLRKATLHAKNYGMQKTSLSEDFEKNVDAHLVSAQSNISRYEAQNSNKLHMGHVLAAAPSTKATRSFFSLSAFRGSKPNETKLH; encoded by the exons ATGCTACAATTCAAATTTTCCCAACCCAAAACAG TTGGGCCTCTGGAACAACTCTTGCCATATATACCAGGATTAAAACCCTTGCATGCTGAAGGATCCTGTAGTAACTTCACAATCCAACCTCCAGGAAAAGCAAGTAGTACAGCATGGTTCTCAAAATCAACTTTAAACAG ATTCCTGAATATTGTTGGCTTACCAGATCTGGTAAATATCACTAAGGTTATAGAAGGTGAGATATCTCAGCTGGAAGAAGCCagacaatttcatctttctttaCATGTCCAG GGCAATAATATTGAAGCCAGGGAGATAG ATGACTGCAACTCAAATGGCATGGCCCCACAAACCAAA TCTAATGTTCAGGCTGCATCTTCGGACAATTCAAA GAATGAACTGCTGCGAGCTATGGACTCTAGAATCTCAGCATTAAGAGGAGAGTTATCTGCAGCTTTTAAGCAGGCTGCTGGTGCCATCTTCTCCTATGATGAGCTTGCCAATTTAGATGAACTTATTCAACATTTAAG CAATTCATTCTATGGAGCTTTAGATACAAGTCAAATTATCCAGAATGCTGATCCACTTGACAATGACAAGACATCATCAAATTGTCCTATAAGGAACGATAGTGCAAGGAAGACAAATAGTGATTCTCAGATGTCAAAACCTTCACATGCAGAAATGCCACTTAAATATGGTGTTTCACCTGCTAAAATTGCACAGCTCGAGCGGCAAAGCTCAACAGAAAGTGAGGAGTCTTCAGACTCAGGCGAGGAAAATCAAATGTTTGTCGAAAGAAGTCGAGCTTTAGCAAGGTCTGCAGCACCTAGACGGTCAGCGTCTCCAATGAGGAGGATTCAAATAGGGAGAACTGGATCACACAGGGCCACTGCACTGACCATTAAGAGCCTCAACTTTCTTCCTACTAGAACATTGTCTCATAGGGATGTAGCTGCAGACAgtagtgaagaagaagaatcagaACAAACCAGTAAGAAAATTGAGGATAATGTACGAAGAATGAGTGTTCAAGATGCAATCAATCTCTTTGAAAGCAAACAGAGGGATCAAACTGGAGATTCTCAGAAGAGGACTTGTTTAGCAAATGCTTCTCTAATTGGAAATAAATCTGTATTGAGGAGGTGGAGTTCAGGTATGGGGGAATCTTCTGCTCAAAGCCAAATGCAAACTGGTTTGGACCATTCAAGTCCGGTAATTTCAAATGGTATAATGAACAGAGAGTTTTTAAAGGCTTCAGTTGAGGTGAAATCAGAGTCTAATTACATATCTGATGGTCAAAGTCACGTTGAGATTGCTGAAGTTGATATTGAAAGACAGGAAGAAAGGGCCCTTGATATGATAAATGTTCAAGCAGGTGCTGATGTTAGCCAAAGGGAGGACATTAATGAGAGATTAACAACCACAGCAGAATGGAATCAACAAAGGGAAGTGGAGTTGAATCAGATGCTGAAGAAAATGATGGAGAGTAAGCCAACTAAAAGTACGAAGCCATCAACTAGCAGAAAGCACAATCTTTCCTCTGAAAGGAGAGGTGGTTTCTATGACCACTACAAGGAGAAGAGGGATGAAAAACTTAGAGGAGAGAATGCTCGAAAGAGAGCAGAAAAAGAAGCACAATTAGGAGCAATACAGCAGATTCTTGATGAGAGGAAAGCTGAAATGGTCTCAAAAAATGTGAATGATGTTGGAAAAAAGCATCCTCTTGAAAAGCCTCAGAAGTCAGTTAGGAACTTACCTCAATCTGCAAATCCCAAAAAGGAAACTCTAAAATCTGCTGTTGCCAAGAAAGTTTCTTATAAAACATCACCCATGCCTTATACTCGTAAGTCATGGCCATCAGGGCAATCACCAAAAACTGCTGGGTTGTCACCAGCTAAAACTCCTGGTGGGATATCTTCTGCTGGAACAACACCAACACGCCGAAAACTTCAATCAGCACAATCTTTTGCCCGAGCAACCTCTAAAATGGAGCAATCCAAGCAGCAACTTAAAAATGTGAAGGAAATCCAGGCAAATAATGAAAGGGGCTGGAACGGTTTAAATGGAAAGCAGCAGCCAACAAAGGCAAAAAGTAGCAAAACTACAAAAGCACAAGTTGCAACAGCTTCTAGAGATAGCTCTAGTCTGGTTCTGGAAAAGCGTAATTTCTATAACAAGGTGACAAAAAAAGGCAGTGTAGTGCCACTGGAATCAAAACCCTTTCTTCGTAAGGGCTCTAGAATAGTCCCTAGTGTTGGTCCTGCTGCCAACAAGATAAAAAGTTCTCCCCAGGTGGAGGACTCTTTGAAAAACCCAGGAAATTTGGTTGAATCTCAGGAAGAAGAGGCTGTTGCGAATGCTTCTAGTCTGGCAAGGGAGCATCAAGAGCAGCATATTGTGCCATTAGATTATTGTGATGCTGTGAAGTCTGGCACTACTGTAAGCAGTCAACAGATATGTAGTGAGATAGAGAACTTTTATGAACCTGCTGCTGATAATAATGGACTGAGAAACATGATAGAGTCATCTTCTAAAATTCAAGCTGAAGAAGAATCAATCATATCCCCTGCTGCTTGGGTGGAAATTGAAGAGGAGAATCATGAACTGTCCAATGCATGTCATGACAACACAACTCAGATTGCATCTCCACCAAACATTGTGCCCATTGGATTGTCAAGTCCTCGTGTCCGCCATTCTTTGTCGCAGATACTGCAAGAAGAAAGTACTGAACTTGACACTTCTGACTGGGGAAATGCTGAAATTCCTCCTCCCATTGTCTATCAAAAAGATGCTCCTAAAGGATTGAAGAGGCTCTTGAAATTTGCTCGCAAGAGTAAGGGGGATTCAAATTCAACAGGTTGGTCTACTCCATCCGTCTTTTCTGAAGGAGAAGATGACATGGATGAATCAAGGGCAGCTAATAAGAGAAATGCTGACAATCTTTTGAGAAAAGCCACCCTTCATGCAAAGAACTATGGAATGCAAAAGACATCATTATCTGAAGACTTCGAAAAAAATGTTGATGCTCATCTAGTCTCTG CCCAATCAAACATAAGCAGATATGAAGCCCAGAATTCTAACAAGTTGCATATGGGCCACGTCTTAGCAGCAGCCCCTTCAACTAAAG CTACAAGGTCATTCTTCTCTCTTTCAGCATTTAGAGGCAGCAAACCTAATGAAACAAAGCTTCATTAA
- the LOC123228265 gene encoding uncharacterized protein LOC123228265 isoform X1: protein MEGILDADAPLDYATIQIFPTQNRYEVFVCGDNKMEKLAVGPLEQLLPYIPGLKPLHAEGSCSNFTIQPPGKASSTAWFSKSTLNRFLNIVGLPDLVNITKVIEGEISQLEEARQFHLSLHVQGNNIEAREIDDCNSNGMAPQTKSNVQAASSDNSKNELLRAMDSRISALRGELSAAFKQAAGAIFSYDELANLDELIQHLSNSFYGALDTSQIIQNADPLDNDKTSSNCPIRNDSARKTNSDSQMSKPSHAEMPLKYGVSPAKIAQLERQSSTESEESSDSGEENQMFVERSRALARSAAPRRSASPMRRIQIGRTGSHRATALTIKSLNFLPTRTLSHRDVAADSSEEEESEQTSKKIEDNVRRMSVQDAINLFESKQRDQTGDSQKRTCLANASLIGNKSVLRRWSSGMGESSAQSQMQTGLDHSSPVISNGIMNREFLKASVEVKSESNYISDGQSHVEIAEVDIERQEERALDMINVQAGADVSQREDINERLTTTAEWNQQREVELNQMLKKMMESKPTKSTKPSTSRKHNLSSERRGGFYDHYKEKRDEKLRGENARKRAEKEAQLGAIQQILDERKAEMVSKNVNDVGKKHPLEKPQKSVRNLPQSANPKKETLKSAVAKKVSYKTSPMPYTRKSWPSGQSPKTAGLSPAKTPGGISSAGTTPTRRKLQSAQSFARATSKMEQSKQQLKNVKEIQANNERGWNGLNGKQQPTKAKSSKTTKAQVATASRDSSSLVLEKRNFYNKVTKKGSVVPLESKPFLRKGSRIVPSVGPAANKIKSSPQVEDSLKNPGNLVESQEEEAVANASSLAREHQEQHIVPLDYCDAVKSGTTVSSQQICSEIENFYEPAADNNGLRNMIESSSKIQAEEESIISPAAWVEIEEENHELSNACHDNTTQIASPPNIVPIGLSSPRVRHSLSQILQEESTELDTSDWGNAEIPPPIVYQKDAPKGLKRLLKFARKSKGDSNSTGWSTPSVFSEGEDDMDESRAANKRNADNLLRKATLHAKNYGMQKTSLSEDFEKNVDAHLVSAQSNISRYEAQNSNKLHMGHVLAAAPSTKATRSFFSLSAFRGSKPNETKLH, encoded by the exons ATGGAGGGCATATTAGATGCTGATGCACCTTTAGATTATGCTACAATTCAAATTTTCCCAACCCAAAACAG GTATGAAGTATTTGTTTGTGGTGACAACAAAATGGAAAAACTTGCAGTTGGGCCTCTGGAACAACTCTTGCCATATATACCAGGATTAAAACCCTTGCATGCTGAAGGATCCTGTAGTAACTTCACAATCCAACCTCCAGGAAAAGCAAGTAGTACAGCATGGTTCTCAAAATCAACTTTAAACAG ATTCCTGAATATTGTTGGCTTACCAGATCTGGTAAATATCACTAAGGTTATAGAAGGTGAGATATCTCAGCTGGAAGAAGCCagacaatttcatctttctttaCATGTCCAG GGCAATAATATTGAAGCCAGGGAGATAG ATGACTGCAACTCAAATGGCATGGCCCCACAAACCAAA TCTAATGTTCAGGCTGCATCTTCGGACAATTCAAA GAATGAACTGCTGCGAGCTATGGACTCTAGAATCTCAGCATTAAGAGGAGAGTTATCTGCAGCTTTTAAGCAGGCTGCTGGTGCCATCTTCTCCTATGATGAGCTTGCCAATTTAGATGAACTTATTCAACATTTAAG CAATTCATTCTATGGAGCTTTAGATACAAGTCAAATTATCCAGAATGCTGATCCACTTGACAATGACAAGACATCATCAAATTGTCCTATAAGGAACGATAGTGCAAGGAAGACAAATAGTGATTCTCAGATGTCAAAACCTTCACATGCAGAAATGCCACTTAAATATGGTGTTTCACCTGCTAAAATTGCACAGCTCGAGCGGCAAAGCTCAACAGAAAGTGAGGAGTCTTCAGACTCAGGCGAGGAAAATCAAATGTTTGTCGAAAGAAGTCGAGCTTTAGCAAGGTCTGCAGCACCTAGACGGTCAGCGTCTCCAATGAGGAGGATTCAAATAGGGAGAACTGGATCACACAGGGCCACTGCACTGACCATTAAGAGCCTCAACTTTCTTCCTACTAGAACATTGTCTCATAGGGATGTAGCTGCAGACAgtagtgaagaagaagaatcagaACAAACCAGTAAGAAAATTGAGGATAATGTACGAAGAATGAGTGTTCAAGATGCAATCAATCTCTTTGAAAGCAAACAGAGGGATCAAACTGGAGATTCTCAGAAGAGGACTTGTTTAGCAAATGCTTCTCTAATTGGAAATAAATCTGTATTGAGGAGGTGGAGTTCAGGTATGGGGGAATCTTCTGCTCAAAGCCAAATGCAAACTGGTTTGGACCATTCAAGTCCGGTAATTTCAAATGGTATAATGAACAGAGAGTTTTTAAAGGCTTCAGTTGAGGTGAAATCAGAGTCTAATTACATATCTGATGGTCAAAGTCACGTTGAGATTGCTGAAGTTGATATTGAAAGACAGGAAGAAAGGGCCCTTGATATGATAAATGTTCAAGCAGGTGCTGATGTTAGCCAAAGGGAGGACATTAATGAGAGATTAACAACCACAGCAGAATGGAATCAACAAAGGGAAGTGGAGTTGAATCAGATGCTGAAGAAAATGATGGAGAGTAAGCCAACTAAAAGTACGAAGCCATCAACTAGCAGAAAGCACAATCTTTCCTCTGAAAGGAGAGGTGGTTTCTATGACCACTACAAGGAGAAGAGGGATGAAAAACTTAGAGGAGAGAATGCTCGAAAGAGAGCAGAAAAAGAAGCACAATTAGGAGCAATACAGCAGATTCTTGATGAGAGGAAAGCTGAAATGGTCTCAAAAAATGTGAATGATGTTGGAAAAAAGCATCCTCTTGAAAAGCCTCAGAAGTCAGTTAGGAACTTACCTCAATCTGCAAATCCCAAAAAGGAAACTCTAAAATCTGCTGTTGCCAAGAAAGTTTCTTATAAAACATCACCCATGCCTTATACTCGTAAGTCATGGCCATCAGGGCAATCACCAAAAACTGCTGGGTTGTCACCAGCTAAAACTCCTGGTGGGATATCTTCTGCTGGAACAACACCAACACGCCGAAAACTTCAATCAGCACAATCTTTTGCCCGAGCAACCTCTAAAATGGAGCAATCCAAGCAGCAACTTAAAAATGTGAAGGAAATCCAGGCAAATAATGAAAGGGGCTGGAACGGTTTAAATGGAAAGCAGCAGCCAACAAAGGCAAAAAGTAGCAAAACTACAAAAGCACAAGTTGCAACAGCTTCTAGAGATAGCTCTAGTCTGGTTCTGGAAAAGCGTAATTTCTATAACAAGGTGACAAAAAAAGGCAGTGTAGTGCCACTGGAATCAAAACCCTTTCTTCGTAAGGGCTCTAGAATAGTCCCTAGTGTTGGTCCTGCTGCCAACAAGATAAAAAGTTCTCCCCAGGTGGAGGACTCTTTGAAAAACCCAGGAAATTTGGTTGAATCTCAGGAAGAAGAGGCTGTTGCGAATGCTTCTAGTCTGGCAAGGGAGCATCAAGAGCAGCATATTGTGCCATTAGATTATTGTGATGCTGTGAAGTCTGGCACTACTGTAAGCAGTCAACAGATATGTAGTGAGATAGAGAACTTTTATGAACCTGCTGCTGATAATAATGGACTGAGAAACATGATAGAGTCATCTTCTAAAATTCAAGCTGAAGAAGAATCAATCATATCCCCTGCTGCTTGGGTGGAAATTGAAGAGGAGAATCATGAACTGTCCAATGCATGTCATGACAACACAACTCAGATTGCATCTCCACCAAACATTGTGCCCATTGGATTGTCAAGTCCTCGTGTCCGCCATTCTTTGTCGCAGATACTGCAAGAAGAAAGTACTGAACTTGACACTTCTGACTGGGGAAATGCTGAAATTCCTCCTCCCATTGTCTATCAAAAAGATGCTCCTAAAGGATTGAAGAGGCTCTTGAAATTTGCTCGCAAGAGTAAGGGGGATTCAAATTCAACAGGTTGGTCTACTCCATCCGTCTTTTCTGAAGGAGAAGATGACATGGATGAATCAAGGGCAGCTAATAAGAGAAATGCTGACAATCTTTTGAGAAAAGCCACCCTTCATGCAAAGAACTATGGAATGCAAAAGACATCATTATCTGAAGACTTCGAAAAAAATGTTGATGCTCATCTAGTCTCTG CCCAATCAAACATAAGCAGATATGAAGCCCAGAATTCTAACAAGTTGCATATGGGCCACGTCTTAGCAGCAGCCCCTTCAACTAAAG CTACAAGGTCATTCTTCTCTCTTTCAGCATTTAGAGGCAGCAAACCTAATGAAACAAAGCTTCATTAA